The DNA sequence TAGCATCGGAGCACTATAGTATCTAATCAGACATTACCCTCTCAGCCACTGCTTCATCTGTTTCTTCACACTTTCGGTTTCATTATTTATCTTGATGCAAGTTTGATGTTACAGACTAGTTGTGATTTTACACCTGTTCataatttttgtttttgttttaaagaCAATATTGGAAATGGGTTTGTTTTCCTTCCCCTACATTTCTGGTTGAGCTGACGAAGTTTAAAATCTTTCCTAAattaaaaatatctaaaaaccatTAAAAGCATTTCTTTGTGGTTTTATACTTGTTAATGCACTGTTGCCGCCACATTATCGGCTCGGATCCTGATAACCGTTATAGCACTGATAAGAGTTATCAGGATTATCTGATGGACTGGGTTCATAGGCTGGTTGTTAGGTGATTATGAAATTATCTAAGTTCCCATAAGCTTACCTTAGTAAATTATAACATCTCCTTCCCCCACACAATTGTTTATGCATAAAAGACAATTCATTTTTTGGTAAAATATTTATTTCGATATATATCATATACCGGTAAGTGCATTTCCACTTGACAGGATCTGGATCGGTCTTGCTGGGAGAAGGAGAACGGAGATGTACAACGTCCTCTTTTCCTGTCTGTCACTGTCAGTCTGTCAGCAAGAAACTGAGGTCACTGCCAGATTCAAATTCTGTTGTTGGCTTCCCCCTGAAACACAAAACACTggctgtgagacagacagactcgTCAAATCACCGGCCCCTAGTTATTTACTAGCGttaggcaaacacacacacacacaactataaaATATACATTTTAGCCTGCTTTATTGTGTTCAATACTTTGTTTGATCTGTTAAACTTGTTTTGTACACTAGAGCTATTATTATAGCTATATTGGGTCAGGGTCATGATATGGGGTCACAGGCCGGTGTGAGAGAGATaattggcggcaggtagcttagtggttaagagcgtcgtgccagtaaccgaaaggtcgctggttctaatccccgtgccgactaggtgaaaaatctgtcgatgtgcccttgagcaaggcacttaaccctaattgctcctgtaagtcgctctggataagagcgtctgctaaatgtattaCCTGATGAACAGCCGTGCCTTGCAGGTGCCAAGTAGCGTAGCCTTGTTCCCTTCGACTAGCAACATGGAGCCCTCTCTCAAGCCCTAAGACAATCAACAATCGGTGGTTTCAGGAAAGCATAGCCTAATACCATGTAAACAGATAAAGTAAGTCAACTTGGAATAAAATCTTTATTTCTCTCAGACTCACCAGAACAGATGGCGTGTCAGGCTCCTCGTGGTACTGAATGATCCTCTGCTCTCGTGTCTCCTGGGGAGAAGAAATCAAAGACTTTGTGACGTTTTGGCCTCACACATTCTGTAGGACACCACGGGCAAggttcccagacacagattaacctAGTCCCagactttaaaaaaaaacattttcaatagAGATTCTACATTGAGCATAACCATTGAACATTAGTCAGAGAAACCAGCCCGACAACATTCAGCATTCGCTATACTGTACCGATGCTCTGCTATAATGTACTACTCACCCCCATGTGTCTGCTGTTAGGGTCCGTATCCAGGAAGTGAGGGTTGATGTTGAAAGGCACTAGACCAATGGCAGTGAAGGAGGGCGGGTACACGATGGGCATGTCGTTGGTGGTGTTGATGCTGACAGTAGCGACGTTGGTGCCAGCACTGGAGCCCATGTAGGGCACACCATCCTGGAGATAtaagagagagggttagggtatgGGCTCTCTCTATGGGCTATATCTATTGGATCTCTCTATGGGCTCTCTCTATTGGCTCTCTCTATGGGCTATCTCTATTGgctctctctatgggctctatCTATTGGCTATCTCTATGGGCTATATCTATTGGATCTCTCTATGGGCTCTCTCTATGGGCTCTCTATTGGCTCTCTCTATGGGCTATCTCTATTGgctctctctatgggctctatCTATTGGCTATCTCTATGGGCTATATCTATTGGATCTCTCTATGGGCTCTCTCTATGGGCTATCTCTATGGGCTCTCTATGGGCTATCTCTATTGGCTCTCACTATTGGCTCTCTCTATGGGCTTTCTCTATGGGCTATATCTATGGGCTATCTATGGGCTTTCTCTATGGGCTATCTCTATGGGCTCTCTATGGGCTCTCACTATTGGCTTTCTCTATGGGCTATATCTATGGGCTATCTCTATGGGCTTTCTCTATGGGCTATATCTATGGGCTCTCTCTATGGGCTATATATATGGGCTATCTCTATGGGCTCTCTATTGGCTATCTCTATGGACTCTCTATGGGCTATATCAGCTGACAGTATGAACAATATTTGTACATGCAGGCATCAACTGTAAATATTGTTTAATCTAGCACAGTGTTTCCCAAAACTACTAGAGTACCCACAGCCATTCAGGTGTGCTACTTCTGGAATATAGGCTATCAGAGTGGAACAGCTGTGCAACCTGAGGAGAGGTTTTTGGAGAACACTGCTCTAAAAATATCAGTCTGACCTGCAGGACCCTCTTGTTGATCTCAGACAGCACCTTGTTGTCGTAGAGACTTTTCAGCAGACGGAAAGTGTTGCCACCACCTGTTGAGAGAACAGCAAGCTGTTATGACTTTACTATACTGTACACGATCCTGATAACTTCTTAACATGTAGTCAATCTGTGTACCGGTGTGTAGTAGAATACATGAACTCTTGCAGTACACTCGTACAATAGCATTCCTTCAAATGATgcctacagtgagggagaaaagtatttgatcccctgctgattttgtacgtttgcccactgacaaagacatgatcagtttataattttaatggtaggtttatttgaacagtgagagacagaataacaacaaaaaaatccagaaaattgcatgtcaaaaatgttatacattgatttgcattttaatgaggtcctctgtagctcaattggtagagcatggcgcttgtaacgcccagggtagtgggttcgatccccgggaccacccatacgtaaaaatgtatgcacacatgactgtaagtcgctttggataaaagcgtctgctaaatggcatattattattattttataaataagtatttgacccctctgcaaaacatgacttagtacttggtggcaaaacccttgttggcaatcgcagaggtcagacgtttcttgtagttggccagcaggtttgcacacatctctggagggattttgtcccactcctctttgcagatcttctccaactcattaaggtttcgaggctgacgtttggcaactcgaaccttcagctccctccacagattttctatgggattaaggtctggagactggctaggccactccaggaccttaatgtgcttcttcttgagccactcctttgttgccttggccgtgtgttttgggtcattgtcatgctggaacacccatccacgacccattttcaatgccctggctgagggaaggaggttctcacccaagatttgacggtacatggccccgtccatcatccctttgatgcggtgaagttgtcctgtccctttagcagaaaaacacccccttagcataatgtttccacctccatgtttgacggtggggatggtgttcttgcgttcataggcagcattcctcctcctccaaacacggcgagttgagttgatgccaaagagctccattttggtctcatctgaccacaacactttctcccagttctcctctgaatcattcagatgttcattggcaaacttcagacgggcctgtatatgtcccccgcaagggggaccttgcgggcgctgcaggatttcagtccttcacggcgtagtgtgttaccaattgttttcttggtgactatggtcccagttgccttgagatcattgacaagatcctcccgtgtagttatgggctgattcctcaccgttctcatgatcattgcaactccacgaggtgagatcttgcatggagccccaggccgagggagactgacagttcttttgtgtttcttccatttgcgaataatcgcaccaactgttgtcaccttctcaccaagctgcttggcgatggtcttgtagcccattccagccttgtgtaggtctacaatcttgtccctgacatccttggagagctctttggtcttggccatggtgaagagtttggaatctgattgattgattgcttctgtggacaggtgtcttttatacaggtaacaagctgagattaggagaactccctttaagagtgtgctgctaatctcagctcgttacctgtataaaagacacctgggagccagaaatctttctgattgagagggggtcaaatacttatttccctcattaaaatgcaaattcatttataacatttttgacatgcgtttttctggatttttgttgttgttattctgtctctcactgttcaaataaacctaccattaaaattatagactgatcatttctttgtcagtgggcaaacttacaaaatcagcaggggatcaaatactttttttccctcactgtatgtaggccTATGGTAGGTATATTGGAGAGGCCTATGAGGTGCTAACGTATGAGCTCACGGTCCACTCCTCACCTATAAATATACCCTGAGCGTTCCTTACTGCTTCCACTGGGTCAGACGTCTCATGAATGCTGTCCACCTCATaacctgtcagacagacagacaacactcACATTAGACAACTGATATCCTGTCTCACATTGACCCCCCTagtccagggttcttcaattccggtcctggagggccaaaacacctctgtttttcatcctctccttctaatcaggggctaattcagacctgggacaccgggtgagtgcaattaactaccaggtataaataaaaaacagaagtgtttttcGGCCCTccgggaccggaattgaagaaccctggactAGTCCCTACGCCCCACTGCACCTGATAACAAGTGTAAACAAGGGGTTTGACAAGTGTAAACAAGGGGTTTGACAAGTGTAAACAAAATGTGCTCGTAACAATCAAGCCCTCTCAGACCTCCACAAGAGCATAAGAGCATTAGGGTCCAGGGattgatttgggattgggcctGAGTCACTACAGGCACACAGCATTAGGCCTATGAAAGGGAATGGACCGCTGTAAAAGACGTACCCAGACTCTTGAACTTGTCCCTGGCAGTCTTTGCGTAGCCATCTCTATCAGACAGTGCATAGGGGACGAATAGGATCGTCTTCACACCTCTGCAAGAAATACATTACACTGTTAGGTTATACACCGAgtacaccaaacattaggaacaccttcctagtaTTGCGTTGTTactccagcagcgttgcagttcttcaaacaaaccggtgcgcctggcacctaaatcttttgtcttgcccattcaccctctgaatggcacacatacgcattccatgtctcaattgtctgaaggcttaaaaaaatatttctttaacctgtctccttccccttcatctacactgattgaagtggatttaccaagccacatcaatcaatcaatcaattttattttatatagcccttcttacatcagctaatatctcgaagtacatcaataaggaatcatagctttcacctggattcacctggtcagactatgtcatggaaagaacaggtgttcttaatgttttgtatactcagtgttaGGTAATATCTACCATTACACTGTTAGGTAATATCTACCATTACACTGTTAGGTAATATCTACCATTACACTGTTAGGTAATATCTACCATTACACTGTTAGGTAATATCTACCATTACACTGTTAGGTAATATCTACCATTACACTGTTAGGTAATATCTACCATTACATTGTTAGGTAATATCTACCATTACACTGTTAGGTAATATCTACCATTACACTGTTAGGTAATATCTACCATTACACTGTTAGGTAATATCTACCATTACACTGTTAGGTAATATCTACCATTACACTGTTAGGTAATATCTACCATTACACTGTTAGGTAATATCTACCATTACACTGTTAGGTAATATCTACCATTACATTGTTAGGTAATATCTACCATTACACTGTTAGGTAATATCTACCATTAGACTGTTAGGTAATATCTACCATTACACTGTTAGGTAATATCTACCATTACACTGTTAGGTAATATCTACCATTACACTGTTAGGTAATATCTACCATTACACTGTTAGGTAATATCTACCATTAGACTGTTAGGTAATATCTACCATTACACTGTTAGGTAAtatatactacatgaccaaaagaatgtggacaactgctcatcgagcatctcattccaaaatcactgacattattatggagttggtccctcctttgctgctataacagcctccactcttctgggaagccttcccactagatgttggaatattgctgcggggacttgcttccattcagccagaagagcattagtgaggtcaggcactgattttgggcgattaggcctggctcgcggtcagcgttccaattcatcccaaaggtgttagacggggttgaggtcagggctctgtgcaggccagtcaagttcttctacaccaatctcaacaaaccatttctgtatggacctccctttgtgcacaggggcattgtcatgctgaaacaggaaagggccttccccaaactgttgccacaaagttggaagcacagaatcatctagaatgtcattgtatgctgtagcgttaagatttcccttcactggaactaacagcacttacagttgaccagggcagctctagcagggcagaaatttgatgaactgacttgttgaaaaggtggcatcatatgacggtgccacgctgaaagtcactgagctcttcagtaaggccattctactgccaatgtttgtctatggagattgcatggctgtgtgctcgattttatacacctgtcagcaacaggtgtggctgaaataaccaaaaacactaatttgaaggggtgtccacatacttttgtatatatagtgtatctaccaTTACACTGTTAGGTAATATCTACCATTACACTGTTTCATTATATCTACCATTAGGATGAATTAACTGTGAGGATAGCCTTTCCTCCCATATCTATTTCCACTAATTCATTGAGTGCagagacatgtataagtagttatagacatgtataagtagttatagacatgtataagtagttatagacatgtataagtagttatagacatgtatatcagtagttacagacatgtataagtagttatagacatgtataagtagttacagacatgtataagtagttatagacatgtataagtagttacagacatgtataagtagttatagacatgtataagtagttatagacatgtataagtagttatagacatgtatatcagtagttacagacatgtataagtagttacagacatgtataagtagttatagacatgtataagtagttatagacatgtataagtagttatagacatgtataagtagttacataagtagttacagacatgtataagtagttacataagtagttatagacatgtataagtagttatagacatgtataagtagttatagacatgtataagtagttacagacatgtataagtagttacagacatgtataagtagttatagacatgtataagtagttatagacatgtataagtagttacagacatgtataagtagttatagacatgtataagtagtagttatagacatgtataagtagttatagacatgtataagtagttatagacatgtataagtagttatagacatgtataagtagttatagacatgtataagtagttatagacatgtataagtagtagttatagacatgtataagtagttatagacatgtataagtaattatagacatgtataagtagttatagacatgtataagtagtagttatagacatgtataagtagttatagacatgtataagtagttatagacatgtataagtagttatagacatgtataagtagttatagacatgtataagtagttatagacatgtataagtagttatagacatgtataagtagtagttatagacatgtataagtagttatagacatgtataagtagttatagacatgtataagtagttacagacatgtataagtaattatagacatgtataagtagttatagacatgtataagtagttagacatgtataagtagttacagacatgtataagtagttatagacatgtataagtaattatagacatgtataagtagttagacatgtataagtagttagacatgtataagtagttatagacatgtataagtagttatagacatgtataagtagttacagacatgtataagtagttatagacatgtataagtagtagttatagacatgtataagtagttatagacatgtataagtagttatagacatgtataagtagtagttagacatgtataagtagttatagacatgtataagtagttatagacatgtataagtagttatagacatgtataagtagtagttatagacatgtataagtagtagttatagacatgtataagtagttatagacatgtataagtagtagttatagacatgtataagtagttatagacatgtataagtagttatagacatgtataagtagtagttatagacatgtataagtaattatagacatgtataagtagttacagacatgtataagtagttacagacatgtataagtagttatagacatgtataagtagttatagacatgtataagtagttatagacatgtataagtagtagttatagacatgtataagtaattatagacatgtataagtagttacagacatgtataagtagttacagacatgtataagtagttatagacatgtataagtagttagacatgtataagtagttatagacatgtataagtagttatagacatgtataagtagttagacatgtataagtagttagaGTAAAGGAGAGTCAGATTGTAAGTGTACAGTACAACAGCATTCCTTCCATAGCCATTAGGGGTTGATTTTTAGAGTAGTCCAGGGACTTTGAAGGTGAGTGTTAGTCAATGGAAATAGAACTTACTGTCCGAAAAAGTCTTTGATCTGCTGTTGACAATGTTCCAGATACCCTCCCCCGTGCAGGGTTGAGTTGGACACCAGCAGAAGTCTCCTCTTCATTTCTTTCAAGACAAGGTTTTGATCAAGTTTACAACTCACTCAGGTGAAATATGCTACCTCGTCCTACACCTCAAAGATTACTTTAGCAGTACATAGCCAGCCGTGCATAAGCCGGAAGTGTTCTCAGGAGGTGTTCAGGTATGGAGTGAGATTTGTTTCTTTATTCTGTAAATATGTCTACCACGATCCGTGTATATTCAACATAACTCACAAATAAAACTATGATCTGtgaatatataaaaatatttagtaaataaaacaacaatcatcaaaaaaacaaaacacaaattaAACTATAATCTGTGAATATGTTAAAAGTATTTCACTAATTAAACCATAATGTGGCTTCAGATGAGAGTCGGCTATCTCCATTCATTGTGATAATCTTTGTGTCAGGTGATGTTAAATTTGACCATTTTGGCATGCAACGCCGagtgtggggcggcaggtagcttagtggttaagagcgttatgccagtaaccaaaaggtcgctggttctaatccccaaaccgactaggtgaaaaatctgtcgatgtgcccttgagcaaggcacttaaccctaattgctcctgtaagtcactctggataagtgcgtctgctaaatgacttaaatgtaaatgtgtggttTCGACATCAGCCCACTAACAGGTTGACTTTTAATTGGTCATTTTCATACTTCAAAACATTTTCTTCATAACAATTATCAGATTATCTTGAGCCATCATCATAACATGGCCCTGTGCATTGTTGCACAATTAAACCCTCATGTAATTATTTCAGGTTAATCATTTTTTTTACTGATAAAAGTCTTTACAGTATGAGTAGAATAACTTGGCCTTTGCTCGTCAACCCAATGGTgtaacacaacacagagagggaTTGAACAGACAGTAATCAGACACGGAATGCATGTATTTACTAGGAAACAACATATTCATAAATCTAGCTAAGCATTCATAACATGTGACTTGGCTAGCTAGTAAGCAAGCCTACATGGAGCAGAAAACGGCTAGCTGAAtttctaaagtaaaaaaaaaaaaatcatatcaTGTTACAATTTCTTAACTCCACACCAGTCGGGAAAGAGTGCTTTGTCCTGCCAAAGCATCAATTGCCCTGTTTAGTCCCTGAAAGTGGTGATCTGGCTAGCCAGATCACCAATTCAGAATTTACACATTCCTGAATTTACAAGAACTAGTTCGTTTAACTTTGGTTGTTCGTCTAAACAGCTGACGAGATCACCTGCTAGCTATCGGCAGTGTCCAACGTTCCCTAGTTAGCTAGGCTAGTGGGCTGATGACGAAAGCAGgcactcatttacattttagtcatttagcagacgctcttatccagagcgacacgAGCATAGGgcgagggcacatcgacagattttcagggggattagaaccagcgacctttcggttactggcacaacgctcttacccactaagctacctgccgcactcAGCGTTGCATGCCCCAATGGTCGAATTTAACATTCATATGAAAGGCATTTGTTGATCATTTTAACAATTTGTTGAATAAATAAACGTTATACACATTTCATAAAGTTGTTCTTTATTAGTTAGATATTCTAGCTAGAAAGTGTTCTCCCAAATCATGGCTGAATGAGACACTGCTTCACTCTGCACGTCACCTGACACAAAGATTATCCCAATGAATGGAGATAGCCGACTCTCATCAGCAGACTCATCTGAATCCACATTTGTGGATTGTAATACATTGAAAGGCGGAAAGAAAATCTGAAAATACAGAAGCACTTTTTGAATGTGCAAATGCACATTCCACAGATGTAAACGTTAGGGATTTCTGAACATTTGCTCACAAATTGTTCTAATCgtagttttacattttagtcatttagcagacgctcttattcagagcgacttacagttagtgagtgcatacataatttttttatttttcatactggccccccgtgggaatcgaacacacaaccctggcattgcaaacgccaagctctaccaactgagctacatccctgccggccattccctcccctaccctggacgacttgtgcgccgccccatgggtctcccagtcgtggccggctacgacagagcctggattcgaaccagaatctctagtggcacagctagcactgcgatgcagtgccttagaccactgcgccacttgggagattTTATTTGTGATTTATGTTGAATATATTTACAGATCATGAATTTATTTGTGATTTATGGTTTAATTTGTGATAATGTTTTTGCGGATTATGGTTTTATTTACGAAATATTGTAATATATTCACAGATCATAGTTTTATTTGTGAGTTATGTTGAATATACACGGATCGTGGTAGACATATTTACAGAATAAAGAAACAAATCTCACTCCATACAGGTCCAGTTCATTATTTAAACACAATTTCCTGGTCTAAGTTTAAAGTTCAACAGCAGGTAATTAACCATCTGTTTTGCTGACAAGTCTCTCTTACAGTCAATAAATAATCTAATCTGATTACTTCTCCTGATAAATCTACATGTAGTAGAAAAAGGTTGTGAAATCTTTCGATACAACAAACCTTTGGCGATTATTCTTGTAgtcattgattgaaaacaatgtTGCGCTTCAACAGGTTACAGACTGCATCACTGATTTAAAATTCGATACGTAGCCTTGACCGGATATTTTATTTACAGTTACGTAGGAAATAATCAAATGCAGGCCTAAAAAGCTGTAACTTTGCATAAAGGGTCTCTGTTTCGAGAATGGTTTTCTCATGCTGTTACAATATGTGGAAAAGGGGTCAGCTGATAAATCACGTGACAAGCCTCTTCCCCAGGTTCATGGTGCTTTCAGGACAACTAGGAACTCGAGGTCAAACCATGACGTCGGCGATCTTTGGGTCAGAAAGTCGGAGAACTAGAAAGAAGCCCGAATTTCCGgcttggatgaccgttcaaaacaatttttcccaatCGGAGCTCGTTTctatccgagttcccagttgtctgaAAGCACTGATGTCgaagatttccgagttcccagtttttCTTAACGCAGCATCAACATGGCGAGGCTAAACTGACACCCCTGGTGCCTAAATTGATGACGCATGTCGCGCACTTGAGAGTggaatgtcaaatcaaatcaaatcaaaatgtattcgtTAGATGCGCCGAATACGACTGGTTTAGACTTTCCCGTGAAATgtttgcttacgagcccttcccaacaatgcagagttgacAAATagtaggaaaaaaataaaatagactAGAATGGagctacagtgagctccaaaagtatttgggACAGTGACATATTTCTTGCTGTTTTGGCTCTGTGCTTCAGCACTTTGGATTTCAAATTATACAATGAagatgaggttaaagtgcagactgtcctCTTTAATATGACGGTATGTTCTTCCATATTGGGTgtactgtttagaaattacagcacttttagTGTATAGTCtccccattttaggggagcaaAAGTATAGGGACAAATTCACAAATtcaagtttgttccacctgagctagtctgaccaccaatcagagaccactatgatgacacaccaaatgatgaccaccagtcagagaccactatgatgacacaccaaatgatgactaccaatcagagaccattatgatgacacaccaaattatgaccaccagtcagagaccactatgataacacaccaaatgatgaccaccagtcagagaccactatgatgacacaccaaatgatgaccaccagtcagagaccactatgatgacacaccaaataatgaccaccaatcagagaccactatgatgactcTTTTGATGGATCCTTTTGGTCTTCTTCCTGTTATAGAGGTTCTGAATGGGaaggagctcagccccagtgatgtactgggctgtccccaccaccctctgtagcacttAGCGGTCAAGGgcagtgcatttgccataccaagcggtgatgcagccagtcaagatgctctcgatggtgcagcagtataaccttttgaggatccgagggcccttgccaaatcttttcagcctcctgagggggaagaggtgctgcCTTGCCCT is a window from the Coregonus clupeaformis isolate EN_2021a chromosome 23, ASM2061545v1, whole genome shotgun sequence genome containing:
- the si:dkey-69o16.5 gene encoding alpha-aspartyl dipeptidase-like isoform X1, which gives rise to MTTRIIAKEMKRRLLLVSNSTLHGGGYLEHCQQQIKDFFGQGVKTILFVPYALSDRDGYAKTARDKFKSLGYEVDSIHETSDPVEAVRNAQGIFIGGGNTFRLLKSLYDNKVLSEINKRVLQDGVPYMGSSAGTNVATVSINTTNDMPIVYPPSFTAIGLVPFNINPHFLDTDPNSRHMGETREQRIIQYHEEPDTPSVLGLREGSMLLVEGNKATLLGTCKARLFIRGKPTTEFESGSDLSFLLTD
- the si:dkey-69o16.5 gene encoding alpha-aspartyl dipeptidase-like isoform X2, which codes for MTTRIIAKEMKRRLLLVSNSTLHGGGYLEHCQQQIKDFFGQGVKTILFVPYALSDRDGYAKTARDKFKSLGGGNTFRLLKSLYDNKVLSEINKRVLQDGVPYMGSSAGTNVATVSINTTNDMPIVYPPSFTAIGLVPFNINPHFLDTDPNSRHMGETREQRIIQYHEEPDTPSVLGLREGSMLLVEGNKATLLGTCKARLFIRGKPTTEFESGSDLSFLLTD